In the genome of Nocardia sp. NBC_00416, one region contains:
- a CDS encoding N-acetylglutamate synthase, CG3035 family, with protein MTTEPHEPADDPALADISVGERVVVRYRLPEGSTPPLTDVIGEVVSTNPLTVLAADGHPVLIPAASVVALKSLSPRTIRTSEIRALETAAAFGWPGSEYAWIDGWLLRAGHGYTRRANSAVPIGDSNGPARVTAETLHRIGAWYAALGLPLQLTLPDRLATVPPGWNSWGETRVLGIDLENSVLPQGPSMVRIAPEPDISWLEIHRYRGDEPSGHTATVPLPEVLSAVHDGQLGFASLGLPSPIAIARGALTTASDGRRWVGLTCVAVVAAHRRHGLGALVCGELLRWGRDRGATHAYVQVEAGNVEAMKLFSELGFLDHHSYRYAVPGGSAPTARTDGRPE; from the coding sequence ATGACGACTGAACCGCACGAGCCCGCGGACGATCCCGCACTCGCCGATATCTCGGTGGGCGAACGGGTGGTGGTGCGGTACCGCCTGCCCGAGGGCAGCACCCCGCCGCTGACCGATGTGATCGGCGAGGTGGTGTCGACGAATCCGCTCACCGTTCTGGCCGCCGACGGCCATCCGGTACTCATCCCGGCGGCCAGCGTGGTGGCGCTGAAATCGCTGTCGCCCCGGACGATTCGCACCTCGGAGATCCGCGCACTGGAGACCGCGGCGGCCTTCGGCTGGCCCGGTTCGGAGTACGCCTGGATCGACGGCTGGCTGCTGCGCGCCGGCCACGGCTATACCCGGCGCGCCAATTCAGCTGTACCCATAGGTGATTCGAACGGGCCCGCGCGGGTGACAGCGGAAACCCTGCACCGGATCGGAGCCTGGTACGCGGCGCTGGGCCTGCCGCTGCAGCTCACCCTGCCGGACCGGCTGGCCACGGTGCCGCCGGGCTGGAACAGCTGGGGAGAAACCCGGGTGCTCGGGATCGACCTGGAGAATTCCGTACTCCCGCAGGGCCCGTCCATGGTGCGTATCGCCCCCGAACCCGATATCTCGTGGCTGGAGATCCATCGCTATCGCGGCGACGAACCGAGCGGTCACACCGCCACGGTCCCGCTGCCCGAGGTGCTCTCCGCCGTGCACGACGGACAATTGGGTTTCGCCTCACTCGGCCTGCCCAGTCCCATCGCCATCGCCCGCGGCGCACTCACCACCGCCTCGGACGGACGTCGCTGGGTCGGCCTCACCTGTGTCGCGGTCGTCGCCGCCCACCGCCGGCACGGCCTGGGCGCGCTGGTCTGCGGCGAGCTGCTGCGCTGGGGCCGAGACCGTGGCGCAACACACGCATATGTCCAGGTCGAGGCCGGTAATGTGGAGGCGATGAAGTTGTTCAGCGAGCTCGGCTTCCTCGACCACCACAGTTACCGCTATGCCGTCCCCGGCGGTTCCGCGCCCACCGCACGTACCGATGGCCGTCCGGAATAG
- a CDS encoding nuclear transport factor 2 family protein — protein sequence MNDVVATYLRTWNTTDAQVRTALLDQHWAPDASYTDPLAAAVGRAAIGTTIGAVHDQFPGFVFTQVGEPDAHHGQVRFQWGLGPAGTEPVIIGFDVLVTDEQGRIDTVLGFLDKVPG from the coding sequence ATGAACGACGTTGTAGCCACCTACCTGCGGACCTGGAACACCACCGACGCACAGGTCCGGACCGCGCTGCTCGACCAGCACTGGGCGCCGGACGCCTCCTACACCGACCCGCTCGCCGCGGCCGTGGGCCGTGCGGCGATCGGCACCACCATCGGCGCGGTGCACGACCAGTTCCCGGGGTTCGTCTTCACTCAGGTCGGGGAGCCCGACGCGCACCACGGCCAAGTCCGTTTCCAGTGGGGCCTGGGGCCCGCCGGCACCGAACCCGTGATCATCGGGTTCGACGTTCTGGTCACCGACGAGCAAGGCCGGATCGATACAGTGCTGGGCTTTCTGGACAAAGTGCCGGGCTGA
- a CDS encoding glutamate--cysteine ligase, whose protein sequence is MGGARIEPVPFRGSPRPTVGIEWEIALVDKTSRDLSNTAAAVFDAVGELRAHDGTPQVSKELLRNTVELVTGVHETVGAAVQDLSGTMDTVRRAADELGVDLFCAGTHPFAQWSTQQLTRSEHYDELIERTQWWGRQMLIWGVHVHVGVSHREKVFPILNALLLSYPHLLALSASSPMWSGSDTGYASNRALMFQQLPTAGLPFQFENWGQFERYAHDEMKTGVFEQLGGMHWDIRPAPKWGTIEVRICDGISTRAELAALAAFIHCLIVHLDERVERGESLPTLPPWHVQENKWRAARYGLDAIVIVGDDNRERLVTDDLDDLLNRLEPTARRLGCADELAAVAEIPRRGASYQRQRQVAAAAQGDLIAVVDALVRELNS, encoded by the coding sequence ATGGGTGGGGCACGGATCGAGCCGGTGCCGTTCCGTGGGTCGCCTCGGCCGACCGTCGGAATCGAATGGGAGATCGCGCTCGTCGACAAGACGAGTCGCGATCTGTCGAATACCGCGGCCGCGGTATTCGACGCGGTCGGTGAACTGCGCGCGCACGACGGCACACCGCAGGTGTCCAAGGAACTGCTCCGTAACACCGTGGAGTTGGTCACCGGGGTGCACGAGACGGTCGGCGCCGCTGTGCAGGATCTGTCCGGCACGATGGACACCGTGCGCCGGGCCGCCGACGAACTCGGCGTGGACCTGTTCTGCGCGGGCACGCATCCGTTCGCCCAGTGGTCCACGCAGCAGCTCACCCGGTCCGAGCACTACGACGAACTGATCGAACGCACCCAGTGGTGGGGTCGGCAGATGTTGATCTGGGGGGTGCACGTACACGTCGGAGTTTCCCACCGGGAGAAGGTCTTTCCGATCCTGAACGCGCTGCTGCTCTCCTACCCGCATCTGCTGGCGTTGTCGGCGTCCTCGCCCATGTGGTCGGGATCGGACACCGGATACGCGAGCAATCGTGCGCTGATGTTCCAGCAGTTGCCGACCGCGGGGCTGCCGTTCCAGTTCGAGAACTGGGGTCAGTTCGAGCGTTACGCGCACGACGAGATGAAAACCGGTGTGTTCGAACAACTCGGCGGTATGCACTGGGATATCCGGCCCGCCCCGAAATGGGGAACCATCGAAGTGCGCATCTGTGACGGGATCTCCACCCGGGCCGAGCTGGCCGCGCTGGCGGCGTTCATCCACTGCCTGATCGTGCATCTGGACGAGCGGGTGGAGCGTGGTGAATCGTTGCCGACCCTGCCGCCTTGGCATGTTCAGGAGAACAAGTGGCGGGCCGCGCGCTACGGGTTGGACGCCATCGTGATCGTGGGCGATGACAATCGGGAACGTTTGGTCACCGATGACCTGGACGATCTGCTGAACCGGTTGGAGCCGACCGCGCGGCGGCTGGGCTGTGCGGATGAACTCGCCGCGGTGGCCGAGATCCCGCGCCGCGGAGCCAGCTATCAGCGGCAGCGGCAGGTGGCCGCGGCGGCCCAGGGGGATTTGATCGCGGTGGTGGACGCGCTGGTTCGCGAACTGAACTCCTGA
- a CDS encoding LytR C-terminal domain-containing protein, whose product MSNSNPGSGGPPLRATAMVLIALSIVFAGLGAMSLSSADSDGSDNSEGAGTSTTTALAAPRATTPAAVAPTTAAADSTTTAAEPSTSAAAGEVNRSAPIKVLNNSMVAGLAGTTASELTAHGWTNTTTGNYAATTLAATTVYYGPAPGDEAVAAAVAADIGAVTAPMVPGLGDGAGVIVVVTGR is encoded by the coding sequence GTGAGCAATTCGAACCCTGGCTCCGGTGGACCGCCGCTGCGTGCGACGGCGATGGTTCTGATCGCCCTGTCGATCGTTTTCGCCGGTCTGGGCGCGATGTCGCTGTCGAGCGCGGATTCCGACGGCTCCGATAACTCCGAGGGCGCGGGGACATCGACGACGACCGCACTGGCCGCGCCGCGCGCGACCACCCCCGCCGCGGTCGCGCCCACCACCGCGGCCGCGGATTCCACGACCACCGCCGCTGAACCCTCGACTTCGGCGGCGGCCGGTGAGGTGAATCGATCCGCACCGATCAAGGTGCTGAACAACAGCATGGTCGCCGGTTTGGCGGGCACGACCGCGAGCGAGCTCACGGCGCACGGGTGGACCAACACCACGACCGGTAACTATGCCGCCACCACACTCGCGGCCACCACCGTGTACTACGGTCCGGCGCCGGGTGACGAGGCCGTCGCCGCCGCGGTGGCGGCGGATATCGGTGCGGTCACCGCGCCGATGGTCCCGGGTCTGGGTGACGGTGCCGGCGTCATCGTGGTGGTGACCGGTCGGTGA
- the sodC gene encoding superoxide dismutase[Cu-Zn], with translation MAPSTSRRSSWRSVTPVLAVAAFGLVACTNSQESSDVTGTTPPVWTSSQAPAGEGEHGGHGEEQDTPAGTGTEVELKSPSGAKIGTANFAAEGNHLKITIDASGLTPGFHGLHIHQEGKCEPNSAPPAGGAPGDFLSAGGHLQVGGATGHPASGDLTSLQVRKDGHGYLVTTTDTVTMSDIQGKALIVHAGTDNFANIPDRYTREGGTGPDQQTMSTGDAGGRVACGVIE, from the coding sequence ATGGCACCGTCCACTTCTCGTCGCTCGTCTTGGCGGAGCGTGACGCCGGTGCTGGCTGTCGCGGCTTTCGGCCTCGTTGCCTGCACGAACAGCCAGGAATCCAGCGACGTGACGGGAACGACTCCGCCGGTGTGGACCTCGTCCCAGGCGCCTGCCGGTGAAGGCGAACACGGCGGGCACGGCGAGGAGCAGGACACTCCGGCCGGTACCGGTACCGAGGTCGAGCTGAAGTCGCCGAGCGGCGCGAAGATCGGGACGGCGAATTTCGCCGCCGAGGGTAATCATCTGAAGATCACGATCGATGCCTCCGGCCTGACTCCCGGCTTCCACGGACTGCATATCCACCAGGAAGGCAAGTGCGAGCCGAACTCGGCGCCGCCCGCCGGTGGCGCACCCGGTGATTTCCTGTCCGCGGGCGGTCATCTGCAGGTCGGCGGGGCCACCGGCCATCCCGCCAGCGGTGACCTGACCTCGTTGCAGGTCCGTAAGGACGGCCACGGCTATCTGGTGACCACCACCGATACGGTCACGATGAGCGATATCCAGGGCAAGGCGCTGATCGTGCACGCCGGCACCGATAACTTCGCCAATATCCCGGACCGCTACACCCGGGAGGGTGGTACCGGCCCGGACCAGCAGACGATGAGCACCGGTGACGCGGGCGGTCGCGTCGCCTGCGGTGTCATCGAGTAG
- a CDS encoding peptide deformylase, with the protein MSILPIVIVGDPVLHGPTAPVTESPAELAGLITDMYETLDAANGVGLAANQVGVSKRLFVYDCPEHVDKDQIVRRRGAVINPVLETSEIPETMPDPDDDEEGCLSVPGEQFPTGRADWARVTGTDEHGEPVTIEGTGFFARMLQHEVGHLDGHLYIDVLTGRYARAAKKAVKRNGWGAPGQSWLPGIDPDPFGHDD; encoded by the coding sequence ATGTCAATCCTGCCCATTGTGATCGTCGGCGACCCGGTGCTGCACGGTCCCACCGCGCCGGTGACCGAATCGCCGGCGGAACTGGCCGGGCTGATCACGGATATGTACGAGACCTTGGACGCCGCCAACGGCGTCGGCCTGGCCGCGAACCAGGTCGGAGTGTCCAAACGCCTCTTCGTCTACGACTGCCCGGAGCACGTGGACAAGGACCAGATCGTGCGGCGGCGCGGCGCGGTGATCAACCCGGTGCTGGAGACCTCGGAGATCCCGGAGACCATGCCCGATCCCGATGACGACGAGGAAGGGTGTCTCTCCGTACCGGGCGAGCAATTCCCTACCGGCCGAGCCGATTGGGCCCGGGTCACCGGAACCGACGAGCACGGCGAACCGGTCACGATCGAGGGCACCGGTTTCTTCGCCCGCATGCTGCAGCACGAAGTCGGTCATCTCGACGGGCATCTCTACATCGATGTGCTGACCGGCCGTTATGCGCGGGCCGCGAAGAAGGCGGTGAAACGCAACGGCTGGGGCGCCCCCGGCCAGAGCTGGCTACCCGGTATCGATCCGGACCCCTTCGGACATGACGACTGA
- a CDS encoding helix-turn-helix domain-containing protein gives MVTVDAQPSVGGLLRSWRERRRLSQLQLAAQAEVSTRHLSFVETGRSRPTREMVERLAAHLDVPLRERNELLLSAGYAPSYGQRDLNAPELHAVMDAFRILLDAHLPHPALVLDRWWDVVDRNSATDVLLDGCAPELLEPPVNAIRISLHPGGLAPRIRNLGQWRGHLLSQIRGRLEATGDLRLKALLDEVSAYPCHDDGGRARNDVVVPLQLRVGAAEYSFFSIAASAISATDVTIDELHIEAFYPADEATVRLFRAL, from the coding sequence GTGGTGACAGTGGACGCGCAACCCTCGGTCGGTGGACTGCTGCGGTCCTGGCGGGAACGCCGGCGGTTGAGTCAGCTGCAGCTCGCCGCGCAGGCCGAAGTGTCCACGCGGCACCTCAGTTTCGTGGAGACCGGCCGTTCGCGGCCCACCCGGGAGATGGTCGAACGGCTCGCCGCGCATCTGGACGTGCCCCTGCGTGAACGAAACGAGCTGCTGCTCTCGGCCGGTTACGCCCCGAGCTACGGCCAGCGGGACCTGAACGCGCCGGAGTTGCACGCCGTCATGGACGCCTTCCGGATTCTGCTCGACGCGCACCTACCGCATCCGGCGCTGGTACTGGATCGCTGGTGGGATGTGGTCGACCGCAATTCCGCCACCGACGTGCTGCTCGACGGCTGTGCCCCCGAACTGCTCGAGCCACCGGTCAACGCCATCCGGATCTCGCTGCATCCCGGCGGTTTGGCGCCGCGCATCCGCAACCTCGGCCAATGGCGCGGACATCTGCTCAGCCAGATCCGCGGCCGGTTGGAAGCGACCGGAGACCTGCGGTTGAAGGCCCTGCTCGACGAGGTGTCGGCCTATCCGTGCCACGACGACGGCGGCCGGGCGCGCAACGATGTCGTGGTGCCGCTGCAACTGCGGGTCGGTGCGGCGGAGTACTCGTTCTTCAGCATCGCCGCGTCGGCGATATCGGCCACCGATGTGACGATCGACGAGCTGCACATCGAAGCCTTCTACCCGGCCGACGAGGCGACGGTGCGGTTGTTCCGCGCACTCTGA
- a CDS encoding Uma2 family endonuclease yields the protein MSVGEFEELDAAAQRISEGLRLEYLNGLLAAKARPDTNHTRVVQWLARFLVPRRSELWLFADRGLRAGRAGGSRVRPDAILAPASAFAGEGEWSDPQPVFMTIEISSRAQHTELRDRLDKPFLYAATGIPLYFLIDRGAAEVSVYSEPDDGRYGSKVTVPFGTDIEIPEPLGVFLATDPLADWM from the coding sequence ATGAGCGTCGGTGAGTTCGAAGAACTCGACGCCGCGGCACAGCGGATTTCCGAAGGGCTGCGGCTCGAATACCTGAACGGCCTGCTGGCCGCGAAGGCGCGCCCGGACACCAACCACACTCGGGTCGTGCAGTGGCTGGCACGATTCTTGGTGCCGCGCCGATCCGAACTGTGGCTTTTCGCCGATCGGGGCCTGCGCGCCGGTCGCGCCGGCGGTAGCCGGGTACGCCCGGACGCGATTCTCGCCCCGGCGTCGGCATTCGCCGGGGAAGGCGAATGGTCGGATCCCCAGCCGGTGTTCATGACCATCGAGATCAGTTCGCGGGCGCAGCACACCGAACTACGGGACCGGCTCGACAAGCCGTTCCTGTACGCGGCCACGGGCATCCCGCTCTACTTCCTGATCGATCGCGGTGCCGCGGAGGTCAGTGTGTACAGCGAGCCGGACGACGGCCGTTACGGCAGCAAGGTGACGGTGCCGTTCGGCACCGATATCGAGATCCCCGAGCCGCTCGGTGTCTTCCTCGCCACCGATCCGCTCGCCGACTGGATGTGA
- a CDS encoding DUF3263 domain-containing protein produces MDGAAARDLSAIQGSPPANTANTSPEPAHDPDSGLSRREHEILAFERQWWKYAGAKEEAIRELFALSPTRYYQVLNTLIDRPEALVADPMLVKRLRRLRASRQKSRAARRLGFQV; encoded by the coding sequence ATGGACGGCGCAGCAGCGCGGGATCTTTCCGCAATTCAGGGCAGTCCTCCGGCCAATACAGCGAATACGAGCCCCGAACCGGCCCATGATCCCGACAGCGGCCTGAGTCGTCGCGAACACGAGATCCTGGCCTTCGAGCGGCAGTGGTGGAAGTACGCGGGCGCCAAGGAGGAGGCCATCCGCGAATTGTTCGCGCTGTCGCCGACCCGCTATTACCAGGTGCTCAATACCCTCATCGACCGGCCCGAAGCGCTGGTCGCCGATCCGATGCTGGTCAAACGGCTGCGCCGGTTACGGGCGAGCCGACAGAAGTCACGCGCCGCCCGCCGGCTCGGCTTCCAGGTGTAG
- a CDS encoding exodeoxyribonuclease III translates to MRLATWNVNSIRSRQDRVLAWLDRQDIDVLALQETKCRDDQFPFERFAEAGYEIAHVGLNQWNGVAIASRVGLDDVEIGFPDQPGFDRDAADTLITAPTVEARALGATCGGVRVWSLYVPNGRALTDPHYEYKLAWLAALRGNAARWLAENPRTRTALVGDWNIAPTDDDVWSAEFFAGKTHVSQPERDAFSAFTETGFTDVMRPFAPGPGVYTYWDYTQLRFPRKEGMRIDFVLASPALSATVVDAGVDREERKGKGASDHAPVIAEFTD, encoded by the coding sequence TTGCGACTGGCCACCTGGAATGTCAATTCGATCCGTTCCCGGCAGGACCGGGTGCTGGCCTGGCTGGACCGCCAGGACATCGATGTCCTGGCGCTGCAGGAGACCAAATGCCGCGACGATCAGTTCCCGTTCGAACGGTTCGCCGAGGCCGGATACGAGATCGCGCATGTGGGGCTGAACCAGTGGAACGGTGTCGCCATCGCCTCCCGGGTCGGGCTCGACGATGTGGAGATCGGCTTCCCTGATCAGCCCGGGTTCGACCGTGACGCCGCCGATACCCTCATCACCGCACCGACCGTCGAGGCACGCGCGCTGGGCGCTACCTGCGGCGGAGTCCGCGTGTGGAGTCTGTACGTGCCCAACGGCCGCGCGTTGACCGATCCCCACTACGAGTACAAGCTGGCCTGGCTGGCCGCGCTACGCGGCAACGCCGCTCGCTGGCTCGCCGAGAACCCGCGGACCCGAACCGCCCTCGTCGGCGACTGGAATATCGCCCCCACCGACGACGACGTCTGGTCGGCCGAGTTCTTCGCCGGGAAAACCCATGTCTCCCAGCCGGAACGGGACGCGTTCTCGGCGTTCACCGAGACCGGTTTCACCGATGTGATGCGCCCCTTCGCGCCGGGCCCCGGCGTCTACACCTACTGGGACTACACCCAACTGCGGTTCCCCCGGAAAGAGGGAATGCGGATCGACTTCGTGCTCGCGTCGCCGGCCTTGTCCGCCACGGTCGTCGACGCCGGGGTGGATCGTGAGGAACGCAAGGGCAAAGGCGCCAGCGATCATGCCCCGGTGATCGCCGAGTTCACCGACTGA
- the thiC gene encoding phosphomethylpyrimidine synthase ThiC: MTSTPVDSVTTGPIEGSVKHYQDVDGLRIPVRRIGLTNGDRFDVYDTSGPYTDDNATIDLETGLPALRDGWDKPDITGPPTQLAWARAGIVTAEMRFIAAREGVPAEKVRAEVAAGRAVIPANHKHPELEPTIIGKQFLVKINANIGNSAVSSSIAEEVEKMVWATRWGADTIMDLSTGKNIHETREWILRNSPVPVGTVPIYQALEKVNGDPTALTWEIYRDTVIEQCEQGVDYMTVHAGVLLRYVPLTAKRVTGIVSRGGSIMAAWCLAHHQESFLYTHFAELCEILARYDVTFSLGDGLRPGSIADANDAAQFAELRTLGELTKIAKSLGVQVMIEGPGHVPMHKIVENVRLEEELCEEAPFYTLGPLATDIAPAYDHITSAIGAAIIAQAGTAMLCYVTPKEHLGLPNRDDVKTGVITYKIAAHAADLAKGHPHAQRRDDELSKARFEFRWRDQFALSLDPDTAREYHDETMPAEPAKTAHFCSMCGPKFCSMRISADVREYAEKNNLTDIDAIEAGMAEKSAEFADAGKKVYLPVVS, encoded by the coding sequence ATGACGAGCACACCTGTCGACTCTGTGACCACTGGTCCGATCGAGGGAAGCGTCAAGCACTATCAGGATGTGGACGGTCTGCGCATCCCGGTGCGCCGGATCGGTCTGACCAACGGCGACCGGTTCGACGTCTACGACACGTCGGGCCCCTACACAGACGACAACGCGACCATCGATCTGGAAACCGGCCTGCCCGCGCTGCGTGACGGCTGGGACAAGCCGGATATCACCGGGCCGCCCACCCAGCTGGCGTGGGCGCGTGCCGGGATCGTCACCGCGGAGATGCGGTTCATCGCCGCACGTGAGGGCGTACCGGCGGAAAAAGTGCGCGCGGAGGTCGCGGCCGGGCGGGCGGTGATCCCGGCGAACCACAAGCATCCGGAGTTGGAGCCGACCATCATCGGCAAGCAGTTCCTGGTGAAGATCAACGCCAATATCGGCAATTCGGCGGTGTCGTCCTCGATCGCCGAGGAGGTCGAGAAGATGGTGTGGGCGACCAGGTGGGGCGCGGACACCATCATGGATCTGTCCACCGGCAAGAACATCCACGAGACCCGCGAATGGATCCTGCGCAATTCCCCGGTCCCGGTGGGCACGGTGCCGATCTACCAGGCGTTGGAGAAGGTGAACGGCGATCCGACCGCGCTCACCTGGGAGATCTACCGCGATACCGTGATCGAGCAGTGCGAACAGGGTGTCGACTATATGACGGTGCATGCCGGGGTCCTGCTGCGGTATGTGCCGCTGACGGCGAAACGGGTCACCGGGATCGTCTCGCGCGGCGGTTCGATCATGGCGGCCTGGTGTCTGGCTCATCATCAGGAGTCGTTCCTGTACACGCACTTCGCGGAACTGTGCGAGATCCTGGCACGCTACGACGTCACCTTCTCGCTCGGTGACGGGCTGCGGCCCGGTTCGATCGCGGATGCCAACGACGCGGCTCAGTTCGCCGAACTCCGCACGCTCGGCGAACTGACCAAGATCGCGAAATCGCTTGGCGTGCAGGTGATGATCGAGGGGCCGGGTCATGTGCCGATGCACAAGATCGTCGAGAACGTGCGGCTGGAAGAGGAGTTGTGCGAGGAGGCGCCCTTCTACACCCTCGGCCCCCTGGCCACCGATATCGCGCCCGCTTACGACCACATCACCTCGGCGATCGGCGCGGCGATCATCGCGCAGGCCGGGACCGCGATGCTGTGCTACGTCACGCCGAAAGAGCATCTGGGCCTGCCCAACCGTGACGACGTGAAAACCGGCGTCATCACCTACAAGATCGCCGCCCACGCCGCCGACCTGGCCAAGGGGCATCCGCACGCACAGCGCCGCGACGACGAATTGTCCAAGGCGCGTTTCGAATTCCGCTGGCGTGACCAGTTCGCGCTGTCGCTGGACCCGGACACCGCCCGGGAATACCACGACGAGACCATGCCCGCGGAACCGGCGAAGACGGCGCATTTCTGCTCGATGTGCGGGCCGAAGTTCTGTTCGATGCGGATCTCGGCGGATGTGCGCGAGTATGCGGAGAAGAACAACCTGACCGATATCGACGCGATCGAGGCGGGTATGGCCGAGAAGTCGGCCGAGTTCGCCGACGCCGGGAAGAAGGTCTACCTGCCGGTGGTGTCCTGA
- a CDS encoding NAD(P)-dependent oxidoreductase, which yields MRIAVFGATGTVGQHIVEQALARGYEVTALTRDAGRMARTHEHLHVVEGDVLDPVAVERVVAGRDAVLVALGNGRKGVVRAEGTRVVIEAMNRAGVKRLVCQSTLGAGDSRGNLNFLWKYIMFGLLLRPAYADHQQQENHVRASDLDWTIVRPSAFTDGPRTGAYRRGFSGDEPGLTLKISRADIAEFLLDQVADRSYIHKAPGISN from the coding sequence ATGCGAATCGCAGTTTTCGGAGCCACCGGCACGGTCGGGCAGCACATCGTCGAACAGGCGTTGGCGCGCGGATACGAGGTCACCGCGCTCACCCGGGATGCCGGCCGGATGGCCCGCACGCACGAACATCTGCACGTCGTGGAAGGCGATGTGCTCGACCCGGTCGCGGTGGAACGCGTGGTCGCCGGTCGGGACGCGGTCCTGGTGGCGTTGGGAAACGGGCGCAAAGGCGTAGTCCGGGCGGAGGGCACCCGGGTAGTGATCGAGGCGATGAACCGCGCCGGGGTGAAAAGGCTCGTCTGCCAGTCCACGCTGGGCGCGGGCGACAGTCGCGGCAATCTGAACTTCCTGTGGAAGTACATCATGTTCGGTCTCCTGCTGCGTCCGGCTTATGCCGATCACCAGCAGCAGGAGAACCATGTGCGGGCCAGTGATCTGGATTGGACCATCGTGCGGCCCAGCGCCTTCACCGACGGACCGCGCACCGGGGCCTACCGGCGCGGGTTCTCCGGCGACGAACCCGGCCTGACCCTGAAGATCTCGCGGGCCGATATCGCGGAATTCCTGCTGGATCAGGTGGCCGACCGCTCGTATATACACAAGGCGCCGGGTATTTCCAATTGA
- a CDS encoding MFS transporter — MPPTVDGKSGDFGLFMAGQVSTTFGSALTAVVLPVIAVEKFMADEWQIGLLHASSAVPMVLLGFLVGVWSDRRERKRWWLIAADIVSMVAIGGLCLGIVFDVAGFYWILPVTFLFGILTLVAEALYFSHLQTVIGNRTILQARSRLIAGERLGSSAGRGLSGALIWVGGYVFPLVIDVLTFAVNAVCLTLIKSPDGAREQRRESTIREDIAAGFRLLVRIPLLKAFSTFGLLISVAEAMVMAMLPILLLRRLGLPEFYYGLVFIASSGTAIAGAWISPRLGDRWGIRTVNRFGLAGIALSTMCIAVGATLGSVPGLIWAVAGLAVLGFFGSVWNVGLTTLVTASADSAVLGRVSMNIRTLTALAGIVGAVSAGVLSTAWGIVNQLWIAVVVVAVGVILMALSMSKPEQAAPHAVERRVNADID; from the coding sequence GTGCCGCCGACCGTTGATGGAAAATCCGGAGACTTCGGTCTGTTCATGGCCGGACAGGTGTCCACCACCTTCGGCTCGGCGCTGACCGCTGTGGTGCTGCCGGTCATCGCCGTCGAGAAGTTCATGGCCGACGAATGGCAGATCGGCCTCCTGCACGCGTCGTCCGCGGTGCCGATGGTTCTGCTCGGTTTCCTGGTGGGAGTGTGGTCGGACCGACGAGAACGGAAGCGGTGGTGGCTGATCGCCGCGGACATCGTCTCGATGGTCGCGATCGGCGGCCTCTGCCTGGGGATCGTCTTCGATGTGGCCGGTTTCTACTGGATACTTCCGGTGACCTTCCTGTTCGGAATACTGACCCTCGTGGCCGAGGCACTGTACTTCTCACACCTCCAGACGGTGATCGGCAATCGGACGATCTTGCAGGCGCGGTCCCGGTTGATCGCCGGTGAGCGGCTCGGATCGTCGGCCGGTCGGGGACTGTCCGGTGCGCTCATCTGGGTCGGCGGCTATGTGTTTCCACTGGTGATCGATGTGCTGACCTTCGCGGTCAATGCTGTATGCCTCACGCTGATCAAGAGCCCGGACGGCGCGCGGGAGCAACGGCGCGAATCGACGATCCGAGAGGATATCGCCGCCGGATTCCGCCTCTTGGTTCGCATTCCGCTGCTGAAGGCATTCTCGACCTTCGGCCTACTCATTTCCGTGGCGGAGGCGATGGTCATGGCGATGCTGCCCATCCTCCTGTTGCGTCGGCTCGGCCTCCCGGAGTTCTATTACGGACTCGTGTTCATCGCGTCGAGTGGGACCGCGATCGCCGGTGCTTGGATATCGCCTCGCCTCGGTGATCGGTGGGGAATCCGGACGGTGAATCGTTTCGGTCTGGCGGGAATCGCGCTGAGCACGATGTGCATCGCCGTCGGGGCGACCCTGGGATCGGTCCCAGGTCTGATCTGGGCTGTCGCGGGTCTAGCGGTACTGGGCTTCTTCGGATCCGTCTGGAACGTCGGGCTGACGACCCTGGTCACCGCATCGGCGGATTCGGCAGTGCTCGGACGGGTCTCGATGAACATACGAACCCTGACGGCGCTCGCCGGGATCGTCGGCGCTGTATCCGCCGGAGTTCTCAGTACGGCTTGGGGAATCGTGAATCAGCTGTGGATCGCCGTCGTCGTGGTCGCGGTCGGCGTGATCCTGATGGCGCTGTCGATGTCGAAGCCCGAGCAGGCGGCGCCCCACGCCGTCGAGCGTCGCGTGAACGCCGATATCGACTGA